Within Vicia villosa cultivar HV-30 ecotype Madison, WI linkage group LG1, Vvil1.0, whole genome shotgun sequence, the genomic segment TTTGGACATGCATACCTTTGACACAATAGAAATTTTTGTGAATGTCAAGTTGACATCGGCCTCCTTGGTGGCGAAGACACTTGTTGCAATCATCAGACAATTGTACTTTAATTTGGATTTCAGCAGATAGAAAATCAAAGAGGTCATCAGAAGGGCTGTCTCTTATTGCAACCTGATACACTTTACACCGTGCCAAAGAACTTGGCACTGTGAAATTACCACTAGAGTTTTGAAGGTAATAATAGTAGATATTATAACCGGAACAGTTTTTGTAGTTTTGAAATGATTTGGGAGGGATTACACTAAGGGAGTGATTGCATTTGAACATAGTTATATTATATTTGATGTAGAAAGAAGCTAAAGGAGAAGTGGGAGGAACAGGAAAATTGCGAATGGCTTGACAATTTTTGGATCGCAAAGTCTTCCGTTGAGCTTCATTTTCCCTGACTGTGATGGTATCACCTTCCACGTATGGAACAGTAAAAAACTGTTTTGATGGTGGACTGCCTAGTTGGATGGTTTTGGGAGCAGTTGCATTCTCACAGTTATGTATGGCCAAAGCGCCACAGTGAGGGCGTTGTGGGACTGTGAAAGGAAAAGTGATCTGGCCAAGATATCCACAACTAAAAGCAGTTGGACATGTTTCATGATCTTGAGCTGAAACAAGTAGAAACTGGAAGAATATTAATGATTTGAAAATGAAAAGGGAGGTCATTGTGAATTGTAAGGGCAAGAGAAGGAAACAGTGATACTAATGGAAAATAAGAAATACAGTTAGTTCCAAGACAATCCCCCTTTATAAGTAGAGATGGTAATATGGTTCTCTAATGAAAGTGTGTTGCACTCGTCTCTTTAAGttctaaaatattaatataattgaacCGCCTATACGCTAGTTGACTTGAAAAGGGTTGTTCTTGCGAGAAGGGCAAGTCCTCGTCCAAAGAATTCAACTTTAGCAATCAAATACTATAGTAAgactattattataaataaaaaaattgattcaaatttTGGTTTTGAATCATGAGAATAAATAAGATTAAGTTGTTCAGTACATTTAGTAAGACTTGAAAGAAAAGTAATTTGATGGTGTTTAGAAAATGGAAAGATGTGTCATTGTCATATTTAAAACACTCAaccaattattttaaaaacaatgaTGAAAAAAAGAATGACCAAAACAGTTGCGTTCACCTGTTTGTGCATCAAATAGATAGTATATCCCTCCTGATTTCTTAGCAACTTTAATTGTCTTATCTTGCTCAAGAGAATAAAAATAACTCTCAAATAGCAATAAAGAGACTcctaaaaagaaatgaaaaatagGACAATAGTTGGAACATAACAATGTTAaaagtttgaaaaacaaaaagaaaacgaACCAGAAATGCATGAGTTTCCAGTGACTCATAAACCAAAGTTCTCAGAAGGAGAGTAGACACTCATAATGAATAACGGTGAAGAAATTTCCCATGTGTGACGGCACGTGTACGTCACGCATCTGCAACACTGCATTAAAGAAACCGCAGGTGGGATGGAATCCGACGACACGCATCTGGCTTCGGGCAGGCTTTGGATGGTGTGGTCATAACAGCAAAATATGTGACATATGATGGTCAAACACACATTAACACTAACAGGGTTAAATGGGAATCATAGCGGCAATGATGAACAAGACGAGATATCTCAATAAGCTGCAAAGACAAGTATTAACGAAACAAAAAATGGCGCTGAAGGCGGAACCAAGAGGAAACTGCAACGACGATGGCTATGGCTATGTTCTCTACCATCCAAACTTTGTAGGTTTATATAAAGGGAAATAAACATATAGGCAAGACATTTTTTGGTTATATGTGAGATTCCCACAGAACATTCATTCCCACTAAAAAGGGAGAGTAGGGTAGAAAAGATATGGAGTGTATGTTGTATTAAGACtatatatgaatcatttaattacatGACATGCCAAATTAAAGAAACAGCTATGTCAGAGGAAGATTACCAAGTCTTAACTTTGAAGCCAAATTACTAGTATATTCAAGGCAGGAAATATCAATTGGGCTAGCTCTACCGTATGTAATGTGAGAAgaacttttaaaatataattttgaaaagATTACACCAACTTTACACCTTTTCAGAgtaattctattttttaaattacttCTCAAAAGAATTGTTCCATGAAAACTTATACTATCTCTTGTtcatatataagaaaatttattgaGTATTTTTATCTCAATACTATCTCTGTTCATATGACAGCCTACTCTTAAAACATAAGCCAAAAGAAATGATACAACATTACAACTTATTATCCTCACATTCTGCTTTGCATCTTAATGTCTACAGAAACTACAACATTTCAGATGAaacatggattgaagatgttGAAGGAGAAGACAAAAAGGGTTTCGGCGGTATTTCCAGCACTTGAAGGCTCCCTTCCAACATTTCCACCACTTTACGCATTGATGGTCGATTTGAAGGGTCAGTTTGTATGCACCATAAACTCACCACTGTCATTTTTCTTACCATTTCTtcatcaatttcatttttaacaCACTTAAGTCCAAGATCCTGATTCAATTCAAGACGTTTATAAATCCAGTGTGGAAAATATAACTCACTAGAACAATCCACTTCAACTTTAATGTTCTTTCTTCGACCAACCATTTCTAAAACCATCATTCCATAACTATAGACATCTGATTTATGTGACACCCCACCAAAATTTTAAGAGAACAACTCTGGAGCAATATATCCGGGTGTTCCCCTTGCACCAAATACGGATACAATGCTTTCATTTTTTAGACATATTTTAGCAAGTCCAAAATCTGAAATTTTCGGACATAGATCCTCATCAAGTAATATATTATGAGGTTTTATGTCGAAATGTAAGATTCTGGTGTTGCAACCTCTATGCAAGTACTCTAGTCCCCGAGCAACACCAACAGCAATATCATACTGTATTTTGCAATTCAATTGGTGATCACCCTTCAATGGATTTTTCTCCACATATATGAACTTCTCAAGAGATCCATTAGACATGAATTCATATATTAGTGCCTTTTTAGAACCATCCAAACAGAATCCCAAAAGTCTAACAATGTTGACATGCGAAGTTCTACTGATACTTGCAACTTCATTAATAAAATCTTCCCCATTACCTTTTGATTCACTTAAAACCTTCACTGCGACATCGCGTTCATCACGTAACTTCCCTTTGTATACACTTCCAAACCCTCCTTggcctaatttgtttctaaaagagtttgttattttcttgacATCTGAATAAGTATACCTAGCAGCTGGAAGATGTCCATGTTCTTTCAAAAAATCCTCAATAATTTGATTGGTTGAACTCTTCTTCCTGAATAAAAGAAATGCTGCAGGGACGATCTTTTTCTTAATGCAATATGCCAATAATATAAGCACTCCACCTCCAATAACTACCACGACCACAACAGctgaaaaatcataaaatatttaaaataaaatgcaaatgTATATAATGTAAGAAAATAATGACCTCAATACATAAACAACAACGAttaatttttattctattaagTACATGATTTAAACAATTGACATTAAGAATGCGTTAGGATCCTCTTCATAAATAAATGGATAATTCTATTTGGTAAGAGATAAACACagagaaaataataaattccATCACTAAGTTGGATCTCATCACCATTAAcagtttcttaatttttttttatctaagTTGTGTGTCTATGGTCCTACACCGACTCCTTTAACAGTAGATTGCAATGACTTTTAGTTTGACAATtgacaacaaaacaaaaaaagaaaaattaaaataattgtttcATTCTGTTTTCAATCATAAAGTACTGTTAATGACGGTAGGAAAGCATAAATATATGTACAATACCACACAGACAATTATGTTTGGAAGAACTAAACTAGTTATACTGAACATTAAAATATGCCCATCACCTAAAACCAGTCGGAGCTTCCAATTTGAACTTCTACCCTTCCTGCACAAATATTCAAATAGGAAGTAGTTAGCAAATTTCTTATCATCCAAAAAACATCTTAACTGTTTCTGGAAGTTTTGTTAATGCATTACCCTGGGCAATAAATTTGTCCGTTGTTGTGAGCACGACAATGACCTTTTGTATCACGGTGACACTGTATGCACTCTTCAGAAAGTTGAAACTGATAGGTAATTTCATGAGCTAATAACGGATACGGGTTACCAGAAAGTGCAAAGCCTAATCCAATGACAGGAAGATGAAACAACAAGCATGACGTGAAAGAGCGATTAGACTCACCATCGGATATTGAATCACCGAAATAAAAATCATAGTTCGGATAagaactattttttaaaaaattacttggAGGGTTGGTGACTTGTTTTTGGGTACGGTTGCATTTGAAAGCAGTTATATTGTCTTTGATATAAGAAGTTCCAAAAGGAGAGGGAGGAGGGAGGGTAATATTAACATAGTTGTAGACTTCACAAGCACTTTTCGTCAAAAGCTTGGTGAAATTATGGTCAATAATTGAAATAGGGTTGCCCTTGGACCAGGTATTATCAATTTTTGTAACTTGAAAGTGTCTTCCTCCTTTGGTTAATTGGATGGTCTTCATTGCATTTTTGTTAGGATCATCACAACCTTGAATTGCCAATGCACCGCAGTTTGAGAGTCCAAACTTGGTAAAAGGGTAGCCAATAAACCCAAGATTTCCACAATCAAATGACTCTGGACAATCATCACTGTGTCCATTTCCTTTGATAGTTAAGACAAGTAACAGTAGCACAGTTAAATGAGACAACATAAGGAACCTATGATTGTGTTTCATAATTTGTTCCACACTTGTTACTTTGCAATACATAAATATATCCTATGAAGCCAAATGACACGGTCGTTGACTAGGAAATTACCACACAAGTCTTATGAACATGCTTCATAGAAGTTTTGTTAACATCATCATAACCTTGAATTGCCAATGCACCACAGTGTGGGAATCCAACCTTGGTAAAAGGAGAGCGGAGAAATCCAAGATTTCCACAATCAAATGAGTCTGGACAATCATCACTGTGTCCACTTCTTTTGCTAGTTAAGAAGATAAGTAACAGTAGCAGAGTTAAATGAGAGACAAAGGAACCTGTGATGTACTACTGCAGAAACGAAAGACATTGACTCATGTTTCACAATTTGTTTCATAATTGTTGACTTGCTATACTCAAATATACACAATCAACTTGCGGATGACGCGGAAGTTGACTTGGAAATTTAGCATACAACACAAGTCTTATTATGAAACTGTTTCTTATAATTACGGCGGGGCCAGGTGTGCTGGACACCCTCAAATTCTAAAAACTATTTTCTTCTAATACATATTTTGTTAGATACAATCTCAAATATTTATCAATTACATAAATTTTCTAAATTGTCTTTTCACTACAAATTCTTTACACTAAGAAAAGAGCATTTAAGTAATcaaataatgtttatttttttttaggaaAGATAACCGTTTTATAAAAATAGATATAAACATAATTGTATTCCAATCAGTTCATCCCAAGAATAACATCAAGTTGATCTAACGAAAGACACACTAGATCAATTTCAAAGTCTCTACCAAAAATTCGCaacggacaattcaaacacacatatgaagtagtcactgaacccgtaGCAGTAGTATCAATAATCATACTTTCACGTATATCACTcaacacaagattcaatctcttaaaacaatccaaagaaatgataGAATGTatcgctccagtatcaataatatcAATCAAAAGTGTACCATTAATAAAACATGTACCTCGGATTAGTCTATCCTCAATAGCAGTCTCGGAACCAGATAAAGAAAACACTTTCTCTTTAGCTTGTTCCTTCTTCAGCTTGTCACACTTGGTACTTATATTCCCttgctcaccacagttgtagcaagtcaaaCTCGCACCTCCTCTACAATCATTAGCCTTGTTACctaccttgccacacttgaagcatttcacTTCAGCACCTGTGCACTCATAAgcacgatgaccttcaacaccacaACTGTAGCACCTAATCGGAGTAGGAGCTCCTCCCCCACTCGGCTTCCTGTCAAAACTAACTTTCCGTTTCCCTTTATCGGCATATGACTTTCCTCTAAATTGGTCTTTCACTTTCTTATCATTCATAGACTTATAGTGAGCAGCACTCTCCCTACAATCCTCATCATAGAtactcttgttaaccaactcaATAAAACGCATAATTTGTTGATAACCAATAGCCTTCTTAATCTCAGGTCTCAAACCATTCACAAATTTGAAACACTTAAACCTCTCAGCATTAGCATTGTTGTAATGAGGACAATACTTAATCAACTCTCGAAATCTTGCTGCATACTCTGCCACAGTTCCATTACTCTGCTTCAGCTCAAGAGACTTTACCTCTTTCttcccacgcacatcttctgaaAAATAGTTATCCAGAATGCATCACAGAAAAGAGCCCAAGTAACCTCAATTCCATCTTCCTCAAACCTCTGAACAGTGTTACGCACCAATCCTCAGCTTCCTTCTCAAGCATATGAGTACCAAATTGCATAAATTGCACCTTCTGCGCATCCGTACAATTCTTAACATGTAAGATCTTCTCAATCACCTTCATTCATGCTTGTGCTTTGTCAGGTTCATGCTCTTCATCAAAGATCGGCGGATTGTTCCTCTAGAATTTCCCCAAAGCTCGGAACTCATCCTCCTATCAATTACCACCATTCACATTCGGAGTCTACCCAATAGCACCAGCCAACATTGTCAACACCTCAGCAATAGCATCAATATTCCTTCATGCAACCATCATTCTAACATATTGTTTACCAGTAATTTCTGACAAAcgaccgctagtcttccaaactctATATTTTGGTAACTCacatgatcgactagattgatcctaggacatgtgtcttaATGTTTTAGTCTTctctaagtttattttataagTGAACATGATTCTGATTCGTCAAGATAAACATGATTTCTTTGTAAAGGAAACTAATATTATCTAAGTACAAAGACAAAGACTTCGACTACAAATACTGAGTAAAATGTAAAGGTTGAATTTAAAGATTTGCAGGaattgtaaagtgcagaaagtaaaggtTCGACAGAAATGTAAAAGGTTCCGGTTTAAAGCAAGGAGAAATAAATGACGAAAGACTGATAGGAGTTGATAAAATTGTAAAActtaaagtaaagaaaacaatgGTGTTTTTATACATACATAATCAACAGACTTTTTTCTCTCGCTCCGGTACTTCGAGTATTTGAGTAATTTTTTGTACACAATGCAAAACACACCAATCTTAAAacctaagactcctatttataatgattcgaccctaacggtctttaCACAGATGAGTGTCACGTTCGATATTTCAAACGAAAAGATCTTCTGATGATACCATGTGTTTTTTTGGCAAACAGACACAAGTTCAAATTTCAAACTTTTCCCGCTCGAAGCCTTTTTGAAATCATCCAACGCAGTTGTCGAAGCGCACTTCCTCCATATTCTAAAATATTCCAATTAAGCACTTGAAGCTGTATTTCACTTCGACATACTAAATCTTTACAAAGGTGAATCTAAAGAAGAGATAGCTTCTATGAAGCCACATTTCATGCTAACTTATTCAGCATATGACATTCTCAAATCTTCTTCGATCATGGGTCGAAatttccagctaacaaattgcccccaataaatgtctaTTTCGAATGAATGTAGAAATGGACATTTCTTGTAATTACCAAATTTCGACCAAAAAACCTTTCAATAACCTTCAAATCATAACGTCATAAGCAATTATGATTtgctttttgaaaacatttattccagacgtgcgtgcatcagttatCATCATGAGTATCAACTTCCAAGGTGACTTGATTTGACAAACTCCCTACCTTCTCTTCCAGGATCTGAACATGTGTCTCATGATTCTGGTGAGGTGTAACTGCCTTTTCCCTCACTCTTCACTATAAAAACacttttcttcattttctcatttcttttcaGCAATATTTCTggaaaaccttcttcttctcttaCGCTCTCCCTTTTCCTTCATAAAACTCCATTAAAGCTCTGAATCTGCAATAATGTCACCAAACAAACAAAAGAAATCCAAGAGCAAAGGTACAGGAACTTCCAAAGGTTCATCTTCTAAAAACATTCCAACTAGTAAGCTTATTACTTCTGGGAATCAAGAGTTCATCACGCCTCATAAACTTACTCAAGAGCAAAAAGCAATGTATGCTTCTCAGGTACTAATCCCCTCTTTGCTTTCTGGAAAAATCCTAGGGTTTTTAGGACCTTTAATTGCTGCATGACATTTAGAGAAGTATGTAAAGTTTTTTCCTACTTATCAAGTTATAAAACCCATAGCGAATAAAATTGATCCCCCTAAAGAGAATCTTGAAGATTCGGTTAAGAAACCCAGCAAATCCTCTAAGGATAAAGCTGTTGAAGGCAACTTGAAATCCAAAGTAGCTAGAAAGGCCTTCCAATTGGATTATATTACTGATAACTTTAGGCCCTTTTGATCATGCCCAACTTTGGACAAATCCTACTTATCCTGGCTTAAtaaagttgaaaagaagaaaagccAAGTCTGGAAGGATTTACGAATTTTCGACTTAATTCAAATGTCGAAACTAGGCTTTAGTTATTGCCAACCTTTATTGCTAGCATCCCTTTATTTCTTGGATAGTACTTACAATACTTTCCACCTCCCTTGTGGGATGACAACCCCAACCTTCTACGATATAGATTCCATAACTGGACTTCCTCCTACTAGGGAAAACTTTGATCCCTATCTTAACTCTAATAACACTATTGACTTCAATGTCAAGAATGCGTCCTTCAGTGATTACATTAACCTCTACCATGTCAAAGAGGAGGATGTTTCTGATGTCGAACACATAGATTTCTTAGCTCTATGGCTCTCGAAATTTGTTTTTTGCTGTAAGTCTTTGCAAGTAGCTAGAAGATTTTTTACTTTAGCCAACCAGTTACATGTCGGTCGAAAGGTCTGCATAAGTGAATTGCTTCCTACCACTAAACTCAAAGAGTATGAAGCTGGTGCCAACCTACTTTTGTCTGGACCCTATTGGCTTCTTCAATTGTGGTTGAATGCCACATTTGAACCTTTCCTTCGAACCTCTGGCACTATCAACGAAAAAGATCCTGAGATAGTCAATCGGAGCATTGAAGGGATTAGACTCTTGCAACTGACTCCTAACGATGACATGGAGAATCTCCATATTTTCCTCACCAAATATATCTTGATGTTTTCAAAATGTCACAACTTCACCTCTTCGATGGATCCTTTCACCAGTCGAACTCATGGGCCTACTTAGTTCACTTCGTCAATTGAGGATGCTGAGAAGGATGCAAACATTGAGGTTGAAGTTATATGGCGTGCATTACTTCTACCCAGATTGTTTATTTCCAGGATCTTGCCAGTGAAGAGTTGCGTTTTCCGGTTGGCTTATCAACCTAATTATGTCTCTCGATAATTTGGGTTATGCCAACTTATCACTGAACCTCTTTTTACTCGAAAGCGAGAGATTTTCTTTGCAGGAGTAGATTATGATGTTCGAGACATTGCAAAGTACCAAGAATATCATGCTACTTTTGTTGAATTCAATTTTATTCCTTTTCAACCTGTTTTCTACACAACCAATGGTTTTTATTCCTGGTGGACGAATTTCAATTCGAACAACATGTTCGACACTGCTCAAATCAAAGGTCATCTAACAAAAGCCTTCTCACTTGTGCAGGAAAATGTGTACAAAGGTAAGACAACacgttgtgaagaaatcaaaacGTTCCAGGATTAATTTGAAACTGTCTATGACCCTACTCAGCTTAGTCGAACAGTTCATGCAGCAACATACACTTTAAGAGAAAATTTACTAAGTCACTTCCAAAATTAAAAATTCCTCGATCTGTAAAACCTGAACTCAGGTATGATTTAGCTTTTGAACTTCAACCACCCAAATTTCCAAAGCTGCCGCTGATTTTGATTACGACCTTCCAATTGAGAATTACGATTTTTTAAAGATACCACAAAGCAACTTCTCCTTTGAAATGTCTCGAAAACAACGGAAACTCTTGATATAAAGCACACTGGAGTGCTAGACCTTTGTCGCAACAAAGATTTGATTGGTTCTCGATGAGAGCTTGAGAAATTGAACCTTGATCCTGCGATCATAGAGCCAATGATATGAATGATAATGCACATGTCCTAATGCGAAACATAAGCCAATTAAAAGAAGTaggaggacaaattttggggttcAACAGTGGCAGAACGACTATTTTTTGGAGATTTGTGAAACAAACCATAACCGCAACTTCATATAATCATGCAAAACTTTTGGCACTACTTGAGGCAAGTCGAGAATGTGTTTGATTGAGATCCCTAATTCTGGAAAAATAAATACAACAACAATATGTGAAGATAATACTGCATGCATTGCTCAATTGAAAGACGGTTACATTAAAGGAGATCAAACAAAACACATTTCTCCAAAGTTCTTTTTCACGCATGATCTTCAGAAGAGTGATGATATAAGCATCCAACAAATTCGTTCAATGGATAATCTTGCAGACCTTTTAACAAAGTCACTCCCTAGTTAAACTTTTAACCAACTAGTGCAAAAGATTAACCTGCATCGACAAAGAAATGATCATTCAGCTTAGTGAGAGAAATgaatatattttagggttaaataagtttttgattcctataaatattgcagttttcgtTTTTATtccctccctgcctttaggcaacggtttttacaaaaaaaatgttggcaaaaccagctaaaaccgttATCAAAACTCAGgaaggactaaaaataaaactgcAGTATTTataggaccaaaaacttatttaaccctatattttaaaagaatattgtaattttttttctcttcactatattttttttcattggattttttaaataatgttttaacgaatatatttttttctcttctattgtttcattccaattcataaaaaaaaaaacaacgaaAATAAGGACAAAAATGTCtaaaataaaagaagtgttttATCCTTTCAAATATATTCACTTTGGAGGGAGCCAAAATTGGCTTTATCATTTTCGTCCTCTCCCTTTCCCTCTGATCAAAAGTTAAACTAACATAATATGGTGCGATTGGTGCTAAATAAATCAGGGAAGGTCCCCATTTCCGCCAAACTCAAAGAGCCAACAAACACTAGCATTACAGCGGTTTGAATCTGTTCTATGAAacgcattctttttcttttcgttTTAAGAAAATTGCAAATTTGTTGTTTTGCATCCTTATAAAGCCAATTCCAATTGTTTCAGATCAAATTGCATGAAAGCGAAaacctaagagtgtgtttggatgagacaattaagaatttttaaagaatttaaaattttaagcaattcaaatgattcaattgaaattcattcaattttaatttcttttgtttggatgaagtattaaaatgattcatagttaaattttttggtgattttcatcaattttttataaaaaatagggactaatttgcaatttttgaaaattttaagggaCCATTTtgtaaaattgaaaaattattagggacttatttgcaattttatgaaaaattttgggatatatttataattttaataaaatattggaccattttgcaaatttaaaaaaattaatcataaaCAATTTAACACTCAAATTATGgagcaatttcaaattctttattttttagtGTCATTTGAAATTCTTTAAAATTAACTTGATtaaaatacttcataaatttatcattttaacaattcttcatatttttcaTCCAAACAATCGATTTTcgtcaaatcattttcaattctctcaaaaaattattttccctcgttaaaatgcttcatccaaacagaCTCTAAATCCATAATCATCATCAGCAGCACCACTGAACACAGAGCTAACCATggcatcttcttcatcttctgagaCGGCTTTGCTTCACTATTACAAACAGGTATAATGGCTTTCATATTCATTCTTCGCACATCGCAAATGCTGAATGATGCTCAGGTAACTCATTTTTTCTACATTATCATCGctgctatgttgattttataTAGTAATCTCATTTCCTTTTGATTGACTCCATTGCAATTGCCATTTCACTGTTTGTAGGTGTATTGTGTAGTACATAGGTATAATTCTGATTTGGCTAACTATTGCTAATAGCAACTTTATATTATGCAATCGGAGAAAACGTTAATAAAGAAAATATAGGAACATGTTAATTTTAAAGTTTAGTATCCAGTCTTGAATTGGTCAACTTGTTTCAAAGAGTTATTAGTCAGGAACCTGCATCCACACAACAAGATAAATCAATAAAGAAAAACAACCAATTTTTCGAGATGCCAAATTGCTAATAAAATATACATAACTTTTTAGCAAATATTTGGATCAGCAAATGGAATTTACAATCAAAACCCAATAACAACCAACAAGTGTTGATGAAATCTTTATTCTTGTCTTCCAAAATATAAAAGGTTTAACTAGTGTCATTATTACATTTGGCTTGCTGATTGACCACTTATATTAGGAGTAGTGGATTCACTATCCCATTTATCTGTCACACCCTTAGGAGAAGGCGTTATCTTTTTATCCTTCGACAATTTCACCTCAACATGGTCGGATGAAGGCGGTGACAGTGAACGTACATTGATACGTGATATACCTGCTCCATGAG encodes:
- the LOC131642943 gene encoding LEAF RUST 10 DISEASE-RESISTANCE LOCUS RECEPTOR-LIKE PROTEIN KINASE-like 2.5 — translated: MYCKVTSVEQIMKHNHRFLMLSHLTVLLLLVLTIKGNGHSDDCPESFDCGNLGFIGYPFTKFGLSNCGALAIQGCDDPNKNAMKTIQLTKGGRHFQVTKIDNTWSKGNPISIIDHNFTKLLTKSACEVYNYVNITLPPPSPFGTSYIKDNITAFKCNRTQKQVTNPPSNFLKNSSYPNYDFYFGDSISDGESNRSFTSCLLFHLPVIGLGFALSGNPYPLLAHEITYQFQLSEECIQCHRDTKGHCRAHNNGQIYCPGKGRSSNWKLRLVLAVVVVVVIGGGVLILLAYCIKKKIVPAAFLLFRKKSSTNQIIEDFLKEHGHLPAARYTYSDVKKITNSFRNKLGQGGFGSVYKGKLRDERDVAVKVLSESKGNGEDFINEVASISRTSHVNIVRLLGFCLDGSKKALIYEFMSNGSLEKFIYVEKNPLKGDHQLNCKIQYDIAVGVARGLEYLHRGCNTRILHFDIKPHNILLDEDLCPKISDFGLAKICLKNESIVSVFGARGTPGYIAPELFS
- the LOC131646741 gene encoding uncharacterized protein LOC131646741, with the translated sequence MKVIEKILHVKNCTDAQKVQFMQFGTHMLEKEAEDWCVTLFREDVRGKKEVKSLELKQSNGTVAEYAARFRELIKYCPHYNNANAERFKCFKFVNGLRPEIKKAIGYQQIMRFIELVNKSIYDEDCRESAAHYKSMNDKKVKDQFRGKSYADKGKRKVSFDRKPSGGGAPTPIRCYSCGVEGHRAYECTGAEVKCFKCGKVGNKANDCRGGASLTCYNCGEQGNISTKCDKLKKEQAKEKVFSLSGSETAIEDRLIRGTCFINGTLLIDIIDTGAIHSIISLDCFKRLNLVLSDIRESMIIDTTATGSVTTSYVCLNCPLRIFGRDFEIDLVCLSLDQLDVILGMN